The following proteins are co-located in the Spinactinospora alkalitolerans genome:
- a CDS encoding ArsA family ATPase: MTATNPPYGTGRRPNRLDVDALLTDPGTRIVVCCGSGGVGKTTTAAALALRAVEHGRDAVVITVDPARRLAQALGLTHLDNTPRPVPTGASGDGTLHAMMLDMKRTFDEIVEAHADPDRAAQILANPFYQSLSSSFSGTQEYMAMEKLGQLRRSGEWDLIIVDTPPSRSALDFLDAPKRLGRFLDGRLIRFLSTPNTTGGRAFRLLGAGFGMVTGVITKVIGAQLLKDVQTFVTAFDAVFGGFQERANRTYRLLQASGTAFIVVAVPESDAVREASYFVERLDEERMPLAGLVLNRTHRTEVPHLSAARSTAAAESLEESGDHPLAASALRLHAERVQMQARELRLKGHFTSAHPAIPVAEVPAQPEDVHDLDGLREIGRALADAG; this comes from the coding sequence ATGACCGCGACGAACCCGCCCTACGGCACCGGCCGGCGGCCGAACCGCCTCGACGTCGACGCGCTGCTGACCGACCCCGGCACCCGCATCGTCGTCTGCTGCGGCTCCGGCGGGGTCGGCAAGACCACGACGGCGGCGGCGCTGGCACTGCGGGCGGTGGAGCACGGCCGCGACGCCGTGGTGATCACGGTCGACCCAGCGCGGCGGCTGGCGCAGGCACTGGGGCTGACCCATCTCGACAACACCCCGCGGCCGGTTCCGACCGGGGCGTCCGGCGACGGGACGCTGCACGCGATGATGCTCGACATGAAGCGCACCTTCGACGAGATCGTCGAGGCGCACGCCGACCCCGACCGGGCCGCGCAGATCCTGGCCAACCCCTTCTACCAGTCGCTGTCCTCCAGCTTCTCCGGGACGCAGGAGTACATGGCCATGGAGAAGCTCGGCCAGTTGCGCCGCTCCGGCGAATGGGACCTGATCATCGTCGACACCCCGCCCAGCCGGTCGGCGCTGGACTTCCTCGACGCGCCCAAGCGGCTCGGCCGGTTCCTCGACGGCAGGCTGATCAGGTTCCTGAGTACCCCGAACACGACCGGGGGACGGGCGTTCCGGCTCCTCGGCGCGGGCTTCGGGATGGTCACCGGCGTCATCACCAAGGTCATCGGCGCGCAGCTCCTCAAGGACGTGCAGACGTTCGTGACCGCGTTCGACGCCGTGTTCGGCGGGTTCCAGGAACGCGCGAACCGGACCTACCGGCTGCTGCAGGCCTCGGGCACCGCGTTCATCGTGGTGGCCGTGCCCGAGAGCGACGCCGTCCGCGAGGCCTCCTACTTCGTGGAACGGCTCGACGAGGAGCGCATGCCGCTCGCCGGGCTGGTACTCAACCGGACCCACCGGACCGAGGTGCCGCACCTGTCCGCGGCCCGCAGCACGGCGGCGGCTGAGTCGCTGGAGGAATCCGGCGACCACCCGCTCGCCGCGTCCGCCCTGCGGCTGCACGCCGAGCGCGTGCAGATGCAGGCCAGAGAGCTGCGGTTGAAGGGACACTTCACCTCGGCGCACCCGGCCATCCCTGTGGCGGAGGTACCGGCGCAGCCGGAGGACGTGCACGATCTCGACGGGTTGCGCGAGATCGGCCGTGCGCTGGCCGACGCCGGTTGA
- a CDS encoding WhiB family transcriptional regulator, whose translation MWITDWTARAVCRETDPDALFVQGAAQNRAKLICRGCPVRTECLSDALDNRIEFGVWGGMTERERRALLRRRPEVTSWRDLLESARERYEQRDSDEADQLIVG comes from the coding sequence ATGTGGATCACGGACTGGACGGCTCGGGCCGTATGTCGAGAAACCGATCCTGACGCACTGTTCGTCCAGGGAGCGGCGCAGAACCGCGCCAAACTCATCTGCCGCGGATGCCCGGTCCGCACGGAGTGTCTGTCCGACGCATTGGACAACCGCATCGAGTTCGGTGTCTGGGGAGGCATGACCGAACGCGAGCGGCGCGCGCTGCTTCGCCGGCGTCCGGAGGTCACGTCGTGGCGCGACCTGCTGGAGAGCGCCCGCGAGCGCTACGAGCAGCGGGACAGCGACGAAGCCGACCAGTTGATCGTCGGCTGA
- a CDS encoding penicillin-binding protein, giving the protein MLQKIGQLVGVGVVAGVLVAALALPALGGMGITARNVATGFLNMPSELETPPPPQRSVIYDVDGGVIAEIYDQNREVVALEDMAPVMRDAIIAMEDSSFYEHGGIDIAGTFRAALRTISGDTEGGSSLTQQYVKNVLVESATSPAELEEARETTIGRKVRELRYAVALEQEMSKDEILEGYLNIAYFGDGAYGVESAAQHFFSVSATELSLEQSATLAGLVRYPYLYNPRLNPEAAQARRDVVLSRMVDTGRTTAEEAEEIQGTELALDITPHTNGCMPSEQPFFCDYVVQEIEKNDRFGETETERARWLRTAGLQIHTTLDAGMQEAAQDAVDEYVPRENESRKVAAEVLIEPGSGEVRAMAQSRNYGPDESNLGETSINFTTDKDRGGSTGFQAGSTFKPFTLAAALDEGLGFGTSFNSPGSTTVTGQRNCDGAPLASWDVANSNESSGGDHNMVSGTKGSVNTYFAQLQKRVGLCDTIEMAERLGVHRADGESFDNPRTQANNSFTLGSEEVSPMTISNAYATFASGGIYCEPQAITRIEDRQSGETIEMDNQCERTIDEDVADGVSHLLQQTFKGGTTSGLGIGRPAAAKTGTTDGNVFAWFAGYTPNLAGAVFVGDPRGSGYPLRNVTLDGRYYGAVFGATIPGPIWQKTMRGAVEDLPEEDFPAAPSQFGSTSEPRREREPAQPTGNSEAGVPDVVGQSRDAAVDALEAAGYVVNVSGDPMRSSEPEGSVAAVNPDPGSSLPEGATVNVFLSDGEGSGPASHSPDSSPDGGAWQPADRPSAVPAWSPFARDDEED; this is encoded by the coding sequence TTGCTGCAAAAAATCGGTCAGTTGGTCGGAGTCGGCGTCGTCGCAGGTGTGCTGGTCGCTGCGCTCGCGCTGCCTGCGTTAGGCGGCATGGGCATCACGGCACGCAACGTCGCGACCGGCTTCCTCAACATGCCGAGCGAGCTGGAGACTCCGCCGCCACCGCAGCGATCCGTCATCTACGACGTCGACGGCGGCGTGATCGCCGAGATCTACGACCAGAACCGTGAGGTGGTCGCGCTGGAGGACATGGCGCCGGTCATGCGGGACGCCATCATCGCCATGGAGGACAGCAGCTTCTACGAGCACGGCGGCATCGACATCGCCGGCACCTTCCGGGCCGCGCTGCGCACGATCAGCGGCGACACCGAGGGCGGGTCGTCGCTGACCCAGCAGTACGTGAAGAACGTCCTCGTCGAGAGCGCCACGTCACCGGCCGAGCTGGAGGAGGCCCGCGAGACCACGATCGGCCGCAAGGTGCGCGAGCTGCGCTACGCCGTCGCCCTCGAACAGGAGATGAGCAAGGACGAGATCCTCGAGGGCTACCTCAACATCGCCTACTTCGGTGACGGCGCCTACGGGGTGGAGTCGGCGGCCCAGCACTTCTTCAGCGTCAGTGCCACAGAGCTCAGCCTGGAGCAGTCCGCGACGCTGGCCGGCCTGGTCCGCTACCCCTACCTCTACAACCCGCGCCTCAACCCCGAGGCGGCCCAGGCCCGCCGCGACGTCGTGCTGAGCCGCATGGTCGATACCGGCAGGACCACGGCCGAGGAGGCCGAGGAGATCCAGGGCACCGAGCTGGCGCTGGACATCACCCCGCACACCAACGGCTGCATGCCCAGCGAGCAGCCGTTCTTCTGCGACTACGTCGTCCAGGAGATCGAGAAGAACGACCGGTTCGGCGAGACCGAGACCGAGCGTGCCCGCTGGCTGCGCACGGCCGGCCTGCAGATCCACACCACCCTCGACGCCGGCATGCAGGAGGCCGCACAGGACGCGGTCGACGAGTACGTCCCGCGCGAGAACGAGTCCCGCAAGGTCGCCGCCGAGGTGCTGATCGAGCCGGGCAGCGGCGAGGTCCGGGCCATGGCGCAGAGCCGCAACTACGGCCCCGACGAGAGCAACCTCGGCGAGACGTCGATCAACTTCACCACCGACAAGGACCGCGGCGGCAGCACCGGCTTCCAGGCCGGGTCGACGTTCAAGCCGTTCACCCTGGCCGCGGCGCTGGACGAGGGCCTGGGCTTCGGCACCTCGTTCAACTCGCCCGGCAGCACCACCGTGACCGGGCAGCGCAACTGCGACGGCGCGCCGCTGGCCTCCTGGGACGTGGCCAACTCCAACGAGAGCAGCGGCGGCGACCACAACATGGTCTCCGGCACCAAGGGGTCGGTGAACACCTACTTCGCGCAGTTGCAGAAGCGCGTGGGGCTGTGCGACACCATCGAGATGGCCGAGAGGCTCGGCGTGCACCGGGCCGACGGGGAGTCGTTCGACAACCCCAGGACCCAGGCCAACAACTCCTTCACGCTGGGCAGCGAGGAGGTCTCCCCGATGACGATCTCCAACGCCTACGCCACGTTCGCCTCGGGCGGGATCTACTGCGAGCCGCAGGCCATCACCAGGATCGAGGACCGCCAGTCCGGCGAGACGATCGAGATGGACAACCAGTGCGAGCGCACGATCGACGAGGACGTCGCCGACGGCGTGAGCCACCTGCTGCAGCAGACGTTCAAGGGCGGCACCACCAGCGGGCTGGGGATCGGCCGGCCGGCGGCGGCCAAGACCGGGACGACCGACGGCAACGTGTTCGCCTGGTTCGCCGGCTACACCCCGAACCTCGCCGGCGCCGTGTTCGTCGGCGACCCGCGGGGCAGCGGCTACCCGCTGCGCAACGTCACACTCGACGGGCGCTACTACGGCGCCGTCTTCGGCGCCACCATCCCCGGCCCGATCTGGCAGAAGACGATGCGCGGGGCCGTGGAGGACCTCCCGGAGGAAGACTTCCCGGCCGCGCCGTCGCAGTTCGGCTCCACCTCGGAGCCGCGGCGGGAGAGGGAGCCCGCCCAGCCCACCGGCAACAGCGAGGCCGGCGTCCCCGATGTCGTGGGGCAGAGCAGGGACGCGGCGGTGGACGCGCTGGAGGCCGCGGGGTACGTGGTCAACGTCTCCGGCGACCCGATGCGCTCGTCCGAACCGGAGGGCAGCGTCGCCGCGGTCAACCCCGACCCCGGCAGCTCCCTGCCCGAGGGCGCGACCGTGAACGTGTTCCTGAGCGACGGCGAGGGCTCCGGCCCCGCGTCGCACAGCCCGGACAGCAGTCCCGACGGCGGCGCCTGGCAGCCCGCCGACCGGCCGAGCGCCGTCCCGGCGTGGTCCCCGTTCGCCAGGGACGACGAGGAGGACTGA
- a CDS encoding GatB/YqeY domain-containing protein encodes MAEMKTRLKSDLTAAMKARDEVRTRTLRMVLTAVSNEEVAGEAARELSDDEITKVITREAKKRKEAAEAFDKGGRADKADAERAESEVLTDYLPAQLSDAELTDLVAAAVAEAGVSDVKGMGKVMKAVNPKIGGRAEGGRVAAEVKRQLGA; translated from the coding sequence ATGGCCGAGATGAAGACACGCCTGAAGTCCGACCTCACCGCCGCCATGAAGGCGCGCGACGAGGTGCGGACCCGGACCCTGCGCATGGTGCTGACCGCGGTCTCCAACGAGGAGGTCGCCGGCGAGGCCGCCCGCGAGCTCAGCGATGACGAGATCACCAAGGTCATCACCCGCGAGGCGAAGAAGCGCAAGGAGGCCGCCGAGGCGTTCGACAAGGGCGGCCGCGCCGACAAGGCCGACGCCGAGCGCGCCGAGAGCGAGGTGCTCACCGACTACCTGCCGGCGCAGCTCTCCGACGCCGAGCTCACCGACCTGGTCGCCGCCGCCGTCGCCGAGGCCGGTGTGAGCGACGTCAAGGGCATGGGCAAGGTCATGAAGGCCGTGAACCCCAAGATCGGCGGCCGCGCCGAGGGCGGCCGGGTCGCCGCCGAGGTGAAGCGGCAGTTGGGCGCCTGA
- a CDS encoding metallophosphoesterase yields MSGIRRALRVAGRAAVVTGAVGAAGVGYASVIERNWFRLRHHEIPLLPPGSPRLRVLHLSDAHLTPGRRMLIDWIRGLDAHEPDLVVNTGDSLAHPEAVGPFIDALGPLLERPGAFVYGSNDLYSPQLKNPARYLWRSSKGDYRKRTVPDLPWRELGAAMSASGWLDLNNRTGHLKAAALDVAAGGVHDSHIGLDRYDAIAGPADPAADLRLGVLHSPEPRNLDRFSADGYQLLLAGHTHGGQLCLPFYGTIVTNCGIDRRRAWGLSRYGASWLHVSGGLGTSPYAPVRFCCRPEATLLDLVARG; encoded by the coding sequence GTGAGCGGAATCAGAAGGGCCCTGCGCGTGGCGGGGCGCGCGGCAGTGGTCACGGGCGCCGTCGGCGCGGCGGGCGTCGGCTACGCCTCGGTGATCGAGCGCAACTGGTTCCGGCTGCGGCACCACGAGATCCCGCTGCTGCCCCCGGGCAGTCCGCGGCTGCGCGTGCTGCACCTGTCCGACGCCCACCTCACGCCCGGCCGGCGGATGCTCATCGACTGGATCCGGGGCCTCGACGCGCACGAGCCCGACCTCGTCGTCAACACCGGTGACTCGCTGGCGCACCCCGAGGCGGTCGGGCCGTTCATCGACGCGCTCGGCCCCCTGCTGGAACGCCCCGGCGCCTTCGTCTACGGCTCCAACGACCTGTACTCGCCGCAGTTGAAGAACCCCGCCCGCTACCTGTGGCGCAGCAGTAAGGGCGACTACCGGAAGCGCACCGTCCCCGACCTGCCGTGGCGGGAGCTGGGCGCGGCCATGAGCGCTTCGGGGTGGCTGGACCTCAACAACCGCACGGGGCACCTGAAGGCCGCGGCCCTGGACGTCGCGGCGGGCGGCGTCCACGACTCCCACATCGGGCTGGACCGCTACGACGCGATCGCCGGCCCCGCCGATCCGGCCGCCGACCTGCGCCTGGGCGTGCTGCACTCGCCCGAGCCGCGCAACCTCGACCGGTTCAGTGCCGACGGCTACCAGCTGCTGCTGGCCGGCCACACCCACGGCGGCCAGTTGTGCCTGCCGTTCTACGGCACCATCGTCACCAACTGCGGCATCGACCGCCGCCGCGCCTGGGGCCTGAGCCGCTACGGCGCCTCCTGGCTGCACGTCTCGGGCGGGCTGGGCACCTCCCCCTACGCCCCGGTCCGCTT